The Latilactobacillus sakei subsp. sakei DSM 20017 = JCM 1157 genome includes a window with the following:
- the nusB gene encoding transcription antitermination factor NusB: MPNFNRHQIRQAAFQVLFTLNANQSLELEDAYQAVLTMDQFDAEEVTPVEVPAYLAFLVSGVTENQAALDAALTPYLKKGWQLSRLAKPDLIILRLGLFEMQNSTEAPAKVALNEALELAKQFTDDQAKGFINGVLSKFVEA; encoded by the coding sequence ATGCCTAATTTTAATCGACACCAAATTCGACAAGCAGCTTTTCAAGTGCTGTTTACACTCAATGCGAATCAATCTTTAGAATTAGAGGATGCTTATCAAGCCGTCTTGACGATGGATCAATTTGATGCTGAAGAAGTGACACCAGTTGAAGTGCCTGCTTACTTGGCTTTCTTAGTATCAGGTGTAACTGAAAATCAAGCCGCTCTTGATGCAGCATTAACCCCTTATTTGAAAAAAGGTTGGCAGCTTTCTCGGTTGGCAAAACCAGACCTTATTATTTTACGATTAGGTTTGTTTGAAATGCAAAACTCAACCGAAGCACCTGCTAAAGTCGCTTTGAATGAAGCACTTGAACTTGCAAAACAATTTACAGATGATCAAGCAAAAGGTTTTATCAACGGCGTGTTATCTAAATTCGTTGAAGCTTAG
- the gmk gene encoding guanylate kinase, translating to MSNRGMLIVLSGPSGVGKGTVRQAMLEDEFRDFHYSVSMTTRKPRPGEQDGVDYYFVSKEEFEQEIANDGMLEYAQYVDNYYGTPMKYVNQTLESGRDVLLEIEVQGAMQVREKCPDGVFIFLTPPDLLELRNRIQKRGTDDQATIDKRMQKAADEIRMMENYDYAVVNDEIPNAVQRIEKIIESEHLRVPRVIDQYKKMIGE from the coding sequence ATGTCCAATCGAGGAATGTTGATCGTTTTATCTGGCCCATCAGGGGTTGGTAAAGGAACTGTCCGTCAAGCAATGCTAGAAGATGAATTTCGTGATTTTCACTATTCAGTTTCGATGACGACTAGAAAGCCAAGACCAGGCGAACAAGATGGTGTTGACTACTATTTTGTGAGCAAAGAAGAATTCGAGCAAGAAATTGCAAATGATGGTATGCTAGAGTATGCACAGTATGTTGATAATTATTACGGCACACCGATGAAGTATGTCAATCAAACCTTAGAATCAGGCCGCGATGTCTTATTAGAAATCGAAGTCCAAGGTGCGATGCAGGTTCGTGAGAAGTGTCCAGATGGCGTGTTTATCTTTTTAACACCGCCTGATTTATTGGAATTACGCAATCGAATCCAAAAACGTGGCACTGACGATCAAGCAACGATTGATAAGCGCATGCAAAAAGCAGCCGATGAAATTCGGATGATGGAAAATTATGATTACGCTGTTGTCAATGATGAAATTCCAAACGCCGTTCAACGGATTGAAAAGATTATTGAGAGTGAACACTTACGAGTACCACGTGTGATTGATCAATATAAGAAAATGATAGGGGAATAA
- a CDS encoding YdbC family protein — protein sequence MSDINYEIMAEIGAISENKAGWKKELNLIAWNGRAPKFDLRDWAPDHAKMGKGITLTNEEVAQLQTILNEMNLK from the coding sequence ATGAGTGATATCAACTACGAAATTATGGCTGAAATTGGGGCCATTAGTGAAAATAAGGCGGGCTGGAAGAAAGAATTGAACTTAATTGCTTGGAATGGTCGCGCACCTAAGTTTGATTTACGGGACTGGGCACCCGATCATGCGAAGATGGGCAAGGGCATCACGCTCACCAATGAGGAAGTTGCACAATTGCAAACAATATTAAATGAGATGAACCTAAAGTAG
- a CDS encoding polyprenyl synthetase family protein — translation MADFKQLAARELPQFDAYLKRELARIQEPTLQKSMTYSVMVGGKRLRPLLLFAVLESTGQSIDETAFRAAGALELIHSYSLIHDDLPAMDNDDLRRGQPTNHKVFGEAEAILAGDGLLTLAFEWLATLNVTAEQRIELVRLLAQAAGANGMVAGQVEDIEGEHKALTLAQLQQVHHLKTGCLIEVAVAMGAVLAQLGEVETTALRGFAQQFGLAFQIQDDILDVTSTTAEMGKAVHKDAAEQKNTFPILLGLSGAQEALHTTCQQAQQQLAQVTTFDRTLLNSFLDYFNE, via the coding sequence ATGGCTGATTTTAAACAATTAGCGGCACGTGAATTACCGCAGTTTGACGCTTATTTAAAACGTGAATTAGCGAGAATTCAAGAACCAACTTTGCAAAAATCGATGACGTACTCGGTCATGGTAGGTGGTAAACGATTACGGCCACTTTTGTTATTTGCAGTCTTGGAAAGTACCGGTCAAAGCATTGATGAGACAGCTTTTAGAGCAGCGGGTGCGCTTGAATTAATCCATAGTTACTCGTTAATCCACGATGATTTACCTGCAATGGATAACGATGATTTACGGCGCGGCCAACCGACGAACCATAAGGTCTTTGGTGAAGCTGAGGCTATTTTGGCTGGTGATGGGTTATTAACACTTGCGTTTGAATGGTTAGCGACATTAAACGTAACCGCTGAACAACGAATCGAACTTGTCAGATTACTAGCGCAAGCGGCCGGTGCCAACGGGATGGTTGCGGGGCAAGTCGAAGACATTGAAGGCGAGCACAAAGCGTTGACATTAGCGCAGTTACAACAAGTTCATCATCTTAAAACAGGTTGTTTAATTGAAGTCGCGGTGGCCATGGGCGCTGTCCTAGCACAACTTGGTGAGGTTGAAACAACTGCTTTACGCGGTTTTGCGCAACAATTTGGTTTGGCCTTTCAGATTCAAGATGATATTTTAGATGTCACCAGTACCACTGCGGAAATGGGCAAAGCTGTTCATAAAGATGCCGCAGAACAAAAGAATACCTTCCCCATTTTATTGGGGTTGTCCGGTGCGCAAGAAGCACTCCACACGACTTGCCAACAAGCACAACAACAACTGGCGCAAGTCACGACTTTTGACCGGACTTTATTAAATAGTTTTTTGGACTATTTCAACGAATAG
- the coaBC gene encoding bifunctional phosphopantothenoylcysteine decarboxylase/phosphopantothenate--cysteine ligase CoaBC has product MVSLENKHVTVYVTGGIAVYKVASLVRQLIKNGAIVRVAMTQAATEFVTPLTFATLTRQEVLTDLMTMNHPEQVAHIHLADWTELAIVAPATANIVGKLANGIADDFVTTALLATTAPKLLVPAMNEHMWLNPATQRNLTQLKADGIAIVQPATGFLAEGYEGQGRFPEEDVIMSNVYRQLTPNRLQDKVVLVTAGGTQEPLDPVRYIGNRSSGKMGYAIAEMAAQMGAKVTLISTRPELAVPANLAQVIYVRTAAELQGAVASLYNEADVVIMAAAVADFKPAQYVSQKIKKQVGQTDMTLELNRTPDILATLGQEKKKQYLVGFAAETNDLMAHAQVKLTAKQVDLLVANDVSQTDRGFGADQNAVTLLRPNQAPEALPLASKKVIATQILERISTALSSKEE; this is encoded by the coding sequence ATGGTGAGTTTAGAAAACAAACACGTTACGGTTTACGTAACCGGTGGGATTGCGGTGTACAAGGTCGCTAGTTTAGTGCGTCAGTTGATTAAAAATGGGGCAATTGTCCGCGTGGCAATGACGCAGGCTGCCACCGAATTTGTGACACCATTGACCTTTGCGACATTAACGCGGCAAGAAGTGCTAACTGATTTAATGACGATGAATCACCCAGAACAAGTCGCCCACATTCACTTAGCTGACTGGACCGAATTGGCAATTGTTGCACCTGCGACGGCCAATATTGTTGGCAAATTAGCGAACGGCATTGCAGATGATTTCGTGACCACGGCACTTTTGGCAACTACGGCGCCTAAATTATTGGTGCCCGCTATGAATGAACATATGTGGTTAAATCCTGCGACACAACGCAATTTAACACAATTAAAAGCAGATGGGATTGCGATTGTGCAACCCGCTACTGGTTTTTTAGCGGAAGGCTATGAAGGCCAAGGGCGTTTTCCAGAAGAAGATGTGATTATGAGTAATGTTTACCGCCAATTAACCCCTAATCGTTTGCAAGATAAAGTGGTTTTAGTGACGGCCGGTGGGACGCAGGAACCTTTGGATCCGGTTCGCTATATTGGCAACCGGTCATCTGGTAAAATGGGGTATGCGATTGCTGAAATGGCGGCTCAAATGGGCGCTAAGGTTACTTTGATTAGTACGCGGCCAGAACTGGCTGTCCCTGCTAATCTGGCACAAGTCATCTATGTCCGAACGGCAGCCGAACTGCAAGGGGCCGTTGCTAGTTTATATAATGAAGCGGATGTCGTGATTATGGCAGCCGCTGTCGCTGATTTTAAACCGGCGCAATACGTTTCACAAAAAATTAAAAAACAAGTTGGTCAAACTGATATGACGCTTGAACTCAATCGAACGCCGGATATTTTAGCGACGTTGGGTCAAGAAAAGAAAAAGCAATATCTAGTGGGCTTTGCAGCTGAAACCAATGATTTGATGGCGCACGCGCAAGTCAAATTAACGGCTAAACAGGTCGATTTATTAGTGGCCAATGATGTCAGCCAAACCGACCGGGGCTTTGGCGCTGACCAAAATGCGGTCACTCTTTTACGACCAAATCAGGCACCAGAAGCATTACCATTGGCTTCCAAAAAAGTGATTGCCACACAAATTTTAGAACGGATCAGTACAGCGCTTAGCTCAAAGGAGGAATAG
- a CDS encoding Asp23/Gls24 family envelope stress response protein: MAEETNIVLDTQENSLGKIQMAPEVVEVILGIAASQIEGVHQMRGTISSSINELFGRSNHGKGVTLKVIDGKVNADVYVYLNYGVSVPKVALAMQEALKEQLLFMTDLELAEVNVHVVGVVTEKTQNIIDPDDLFNDETPDLNGDQP; encoded by the coding sequence ATGGCTGAAGAAACAAATATTGTACTAGATACGCAAGAAAATTCATTGGGTAAGATCCAAATGGCACCTGAAGTGGTGGAAGTCATTTTAGGCATTGCCGCAAGCCAAATTGAAGGCGTTCATCAGATGCGTGGAACGATTTCATCATCGATTAACGAATTATTTGGTCGTTCAAATCATGGTAAGGGTGTCACTTTAAAAGTGATTGATGGCAAAGTTAATGCAGACGTTTATGTCTACCTTAATTATGGCGTTTCTGTCCCTAAGGTGGCCCTTGCCATGCAAGAAGCCTTGAAAGAACAGTTATTATTTATGACTGATTTAGAATTAGCGGAAGTCAACGTACATGTTGTTGGCGTCGTAACCGAAAAAACACAAAATATTATTGATCCAGATGATTTATTTAACGATGAAACACCTGATCTAAATGGAGACCAACCTTAA
- the efp gene encoding elongation factor P, with amino-acid sequence MLSVNDFKNGLTIEFDNNLWRVVEFQHVKPGKGGAFVRSKLKNLRTGANQEKTFRSTEKVERAIIDTKSMQYLYADGDNHVFMDTDTYEQLELPAAQIQDELKFLKENMQVSIMMFGSETLGVELPKTVDLAVAATEPGVRGDTSSGGTKPATLETGLVVQVPFFINEGDVLTINTSDSTYISRA; translated from the coding sequence ATGTTATCAGTTAACGATTTTAAAAACGGCTTAACAATCGAATTTGACAACAACCTATGGCGAGTGGTTGAATTCCAACATGTTAAACCTGGTAAGGGTGGCGCTTTTGTCCGCTCAAAACTTAAGAATTTAAGAACCGGCGCTAACCAAGAAAAAACATTCCGTTCAACTGAAAAAGTTGAAAGAGCAATCATTGATACGAAATCAATGCAATATCTTTATGCAGATGGTGACAACCACGTCTTCATGGATACAGATACTTATGAACAATTAGAATTACCAGCAGCACAAATTCAAGATGAATTAAAATTCTTGAAAGAAAACATGCAAGTTTCAATCATGATGTTTGGGAGCGAAACCTTAGGGGTTGAACTACCTAAGACAGTTGATTTGGCAGTTGCTGCAACAGAACCTGGTGTGCGTGGCGATACATCTTCGGGTGGTACAAAACCAGCAACACTGGAAACAGGCTTAGTGGTTCAAGTACCATTCTTCATTAACGAAGGTGATGTATTAACAATTAATACGTCAGATAGTACTTACATTTCGCGTGCCTAA
- the argR gene encoding arginine repressor, with amino-acid sequence MRKVDRQRLLRNLIQTHEIERQEDFVKLLQAEQIEVTQATISRDIKEMQLVKVPNTDEGYHYSLPLEKKLDVKEKLRRTLRDAYVTHNQQDYFVVIKAHPGNAPAIASLLDQLQSEDIFGTIGGDDTVLIICKSEEQAKQFRLFIEDLLK; translated from the coding sequence ATGCGTAAAGTAGACCGACAACGACTGTTGAGAAATTTAATTCAAACTCATGAAATTGAACGCCAAGAAGATTTTGTTAAACTCTTGCAGGCGGAACAAATTGAGGTCACGCAGGCCACGATTTCGCGTGATATCAAAGAAATGCAACTGGTAAAAGTCCCTAATACGGACGAAGGCTATCACTATAGCTTACCGCTTGAAAAAAAATTAGATGTTAAAGAAAAATTGCGACGGACATTACGGGATGCCTATGTGACCCATAATCAACAGGATTATTTTGTGGTGATTAAGGCGCACCCTGGTAATGCGCCAGCAATTGCAAGTTTATTAGATCAATTACAATCCGAAGATATTTTTGGGACAATTGGTGGCGATGACACGGTCCTGATTATTTGTAAATCTGAGGAACAAGCAAAACAGTTCAGATTATTTATCGAAGACTTGCTAAAGTAA
- the recN gene encoding DNA repair protein RecN — translation MLQELVIHDFAIIDQLAISFDEGMTVLSGETGAGKSIIIDAVGLLAGGRGSQDFIRTGAKKATLEGLFTLPENGTTAALLAEYGIEHDDQTILLQRDLALNGHNVCRVNGHLVNTTTLKKIGETLVDIHGQNEHQELMYPDRHLGLLDEFAHTTLASAKAAYQETYQAYRQTEKALKKKQQNEQEWAQRLDMLKFQTNEIDAAQLQPDEESKLIEERAKLSNFQRINQALQASRAILSGEEGNALDQIAIAMNQMQEIAELDPEFKRIADNLQTGYYTLQDSGSDISREVDNLEWDEARLDEIEQRLETINNLEHKYGDSIPEILAYGAQITKELQAMQATEANASELEQQFEQQQAQLLQEAAVLSEKRQAAAQQLEKAVHQQLKALYMAKTVFKVEFATVDNQQFMRSGRDKVEFYIQPNPGEKLRPLAKTASGGELSRLMLALKTIFSESQGVTSIIFDEVDTGVSGRVAQAIANKISEIAQHSQVLCITHLPQVAAMSDHQYQIQKQIKQNRTETSIQKVTGKKRVAELARMLAGTEVTELTLEHAQELVDLAETAKAQIRQA, via the coding sequence ATGCTACAAGAATTAGTCATTCACGACTTTGCAATTATAGATCAATTGGCCATTAGTTTCGATGAAGGGATGACGGTTCTTTCTGGTGAAACTGGGGCCGGGAAATCGATTATTATCGACGCGGTTGGCCTACTCGCTGGTGGTCGGGGGTCACAGGATTTCATCCGAACCGGTGCGAAAAAAGCGACGTTAGAGGGCTTGTTCACATTACCCGAAAACGGCACGACTGCCGCGCTTTTAGCTGAATATGGGATTGAACACGATGATCAAACCATTTTATTACAACGTGATTTGGCATTAAACGGGCATAATGTTTGCCGCGTTAATGGGCATCTGGTCAATACCACGACGCTTAAAAAGATTGGAGAAACATTAGTTGATATTCACGGTCAAAACGAACATCAAGAATTAATGTATCCTGATCGCCATCTAGGCTTGTTGGATGAGTTTGCCCACACAACCTTGGCGAGTGCTAAGGCGGCCTATCAAGAAACCTATCAGGCTTACCGGCAAACGGAAAAAGCGTTGAAGAAGAAACAACAAAATGAGCAGGAATGGGCCCAACGCCTTGATATGCTTAAATTTCAAACTAATGAAATTGACGCCGCGCAATTACAACCAGATGAAGAAAGTAAGTTAATCGAAGAACGCGCGAAACTCAGCAACTTCCAACGGATTAATCAGGCCTTGCAAGCTAGTCGCGCCATTTTATCTGGTGAAGAAGGCAACGCGCTAGATCAAATCGCGATTGCGATGAATCAGATGCAAGAAATCGCGGAATTAGATCCTGAATTCAAAAGAATTGCCGATAATCTACAAACAGGCTATTACACACTGCAAGATAGCGGTAGTGATATTAGTCGGGAAGTCGATAATCTTGAATGGGACGAAGCGCGCTTGGATGAAATTGAACAGCGCTTAGAAACGATCAATAATCTCGAACATAAATATGGCGATTCAATTCCTGAAATCTTAGCTTATGGGGCGCAAATTACCAAAGAATTGCAAGCGATGCAGGCCACAGAAGCCAATGCAAGCGAATTAGAGCAACAATTTGAACAACAACAAGCCCAATTGCTGCAAGAAGCAGCCGTTCTTTCTGAGAAACGCCAAGCTGCTGCTCAACAGTTGGAAAAGGCTGTTCACCAACAACTCAAAGCTCTCTATATGGCTAAAACGGTTTTCAAAGTTGAATTTGCCACGGTTGATAATCAGCAATTTATGCGCAGCGGTCGGGACAAAGTTGAATTTTATATTCAACCTAATCCGGGTGAGAAGCTACGGCCGCTTGCCAAGACTGCTTCTGGTGGGGAATTATCCCGATTGATGTTGGCGCTTAAAACGATTTTCTCAGAATCACAAGGCGTTACCAGCATTATTTTTGATGAAGTTGATACTGGGGTCAGTGGGCGTGTTGCGCAAGCAATTGCCAATAAAATTAGCGAAATTGCCCAACACTCACAAGTCCTCTGTATTACGCATTTGCCACAAGTAGCGGCGATGAGTGATCATCAATACCAAATTCAAAAACAAATTAAACAAAACCGCACAGAAACATCAATCCAAAAGGTAACCGGTAAAAAACGCGTTGCTGAACTGGCTCGTATGTTGGCGGGGACAGAAGTGACGGAATTAACGCTAGAACACGCCCAAGAATTAGTGGACCTCGCAGAAACTGCTAAAGCACAGATTAGACAAGCTTAA
- the folD gene encoding bifunctional methylenetetrahydrofolate dehydrogenase/methenyltetrahydrofolate cyclohydrolase FolD: MELLDGRALANELTHAQQTAVKTLKVQGVTPKLVVIMVGDDPASAIYTQSKQKRATKIGMASELKRLSAETTEAELLALVKTLNDDRTVDGILVQLPLPKQINEDHVIQAIDAKKDVDGFSPVNIGQLWLNQPGLVACTPNGIMRLLAAHKIDVAGKNVVIVGRSNIVGRPLAALMLNANATVTIAHSRTANLKALTKTADILVAAIGKPHFFGVDAVKEGAVVIDVGINRLEDGSVTGDVDFEALQTHVSAMTPVPRGVGPMTITMLMEQTIEIAKERVKRG; the protein is encoded by the coding sequence TTGGAATTACTAGATGGTAGAGCACTTGCAAATGAATTGACACACGCACAACAAACAGCGGTTAAAACACTTAAAGTACAAGGTGTAACGCCTAAATTAGTAGTCATCATGGTCGGCGATGATCCAGCGAGTGCGATTTATACGCAAAGTAAGCAAAAAAGAGCAACCAAAATTGGAATGGCTTCAGAATTGAAGCGTCTATCAGCTGAAACGACCGAAGCTGAATTGTTGGCCTTAGTAAAAACGCTGAATGACGATCGTACCGTTGATGGTATTTTGGTGCAATTGCCATTGCCAAAACAAATTAATGAAGATCATGTCATCCAAGCAATCGATGCCAAAAAAGATGTTGATGGTTTTAGTCCCGTTAATATTGGACAATTATGGCTCAACCAACCAGGCTTAGTGGCCTGCACCCCTAATGGGATTATGCGCTTATTGGCTGCCCACAAGATTGACGTAGCCGGTAAAAACGTTGTGATTGTCGGTCGGAGTAATATTGTCGGCCGTCCTTTAGCAGCGTTGATGCTCAATGCTAACGCGACGGTGACAATCGCCCATAGTCGCACAGCAAATCTAAAAGCCTTAACTAAAACGGCCGATATTTTGGTAGCAGCCATTGGTAAACCACACTTTTTCGGCGTTGATGCTGTCAAAGAAGGGGCAGTGGTCATCGATGTCGGGATTAACCGCCTTGAAGACGGCTCTGTTACTGGCGATGTTGATTTTGAAGCTCTTCAAACACACGTCAGCGCGATGACACCAGTACCACGAGGTGTCGGGCCAATGACGATTACAATGTTAATGGAACAAACGATTGAAATTGCAAAGGAACGTGTCAAACGTGGTTAA
- the rpmA gene encoding 50S ribosomal protein L27 has protein sequence MLQMNLQFFSHHKGGGSTTNGRNSAGRRLGSKRADGQTVTAGSILYRQRGTKIHPGENVGRGGDDTLFALVEGVVRFERFGKNKKKVSVYTAEAK, from the coding sequence ATGTTACAAATGAATTTACAATTCTTCTCTCACCATAAGGGTGGCGGTTCAACAACTAACGGCCGTAACTCTGCAGGTCGTCGTTTAGGTTCTAAACGTGCTGATGGCCAAACTGTTACAGCTGGTTCAATCCTTTACCGTCAACGCGGTACAAAGATTCATCCAGGTGAAAATGTTGGTCGCGGTGGCGATGACACATTATTTGCTCTTGTCGAAGGTGTCGTTCGTTTCGAACGTTTCGGTAAAAACAAGAAGAAAGTTTCTGTTTATACAGCAGAAGCTAAATAA
- the xseA gene encoding exodeoxyribonuclease VII large subunit translates to MVKPTDYLTVTALTQYLKAKFERDPYLDRVYLTGEISNFRLRPNAHQYFSLKDNKAKISAIMFKSAFEKVKFTPEEGMKVLIVGRISLYEASGNYQIYVERMEPDGLGALYQAYEQLKAKLATEGLFDAPKQPLVRFPKKIAVITSPSGAVIRDIITTTQRRYPIAQLVLFPAVVQGDGAADVLVERLKQVNEHGDFDTIIIGRGGGSIEDLWPFNEERVARAIVASQIPVISSVGHETDTTIADLVADVRAATPTAAAELATPVLTDEILKLQQQRLRLYQAFSKTVALNKKQLDHLQNSYVLKQPKRLYDGYLQNVDQLQRRLLTAQQQLLKDRRQQVQLLQQRLSAQSPLMAVQQAQKDVTEQQRRLNQAMNRLMADRRQKAAQVIAALDLVSPLKILGRGFAYVTDDQQQMLKKVADFKAQQPIELHVQDGLVTAEVVATHKGEE, encoded by the coding sequence GTGGTTAAACCAACTGATTATTTAACAGTCACCGCTTTAACGCAATATTTGAAAGCTAAATTTGAACGTGATCCGTATTTGGATCGGGTTTATTTGACTGGTGAAATTTCCAACTTCCGCTTACGGCCTAATGCGCATCAATATTTTAGTTTGAAGGATAATAAAGCTAAAATTAGTGCCATTATGTTTAAGTCGGCCTTCGAAAAAGTGAAGTTTACGCCGGAAGAAGGGATGAAAGTCCTCATAGTCGGCCGAATTTCGCTATACGAAGCCTCTGGTAACTATCAAATCTACGTTGAACGCATGGAACCTGATGGCTTAGGTGCCCTGTATCAAGCCTACGAACAATTAAAGGCAAAGTTAGCAACCGAAGGCTTATTCGATGCCCCTAAGCAACCTTTAGTCCGTTTCCCTAAAAAAATTGCGGTCATTACGAGTCCTTCCGGGGCAGTGATTCGCGACATTATTACGACTACCCAACGACGCTATCCAATTGCACAGTTAGTGTTGTTCCCAGCAGTTGTTCAAGGTGACGGTGCGGCTGATGTTTTAGTTGAGCGACTTAAACAGGTTAATGAACACGGCGACTTTGATACGATTATTATCGGTCGGGGTGGCGGCTCGATTGAAGATTTATGGCCGTTTAATGAAGAACGTGTTGCACGGGCGATTGTGGCCAGTCAGATTCCGGTCATCTCATCAGTGGGTCATGAAACCGATACGACGATTGCTGATTTGGTCGCAGATGTTCGAGCAGCCACACCAACTGCAGCAGCCGAATTAGCAACCCCCGTTTTAACGGATGAAATTTTAAAATTACAACAACAGCGTTTACGGTTATATCAAGCCTTTTCAAAAACCGTTGCGCTTAATAAAAAACAACTCGATCATTTACAAAATAGTTATGTCTTGAAACAGCCTAAACGTTTGTATGATGGCTATCTCCAAAATGTTGACCAACTACAACGACGCTTATTGACTGCACAACAGCAACTCTTAAAGGACCGGCGCCAACAGGTTCAATTGTTGCAACAACGGTTATCGGCACAATCACCACTGATGGCGGTGCAACAAGCGCAAAAAGACGTTACTGAACAACAAAGACGTTTAAACCAAGCGATGAACCGCTTAATGGCTGATCGCCGGCAAAAGGCAGCACAAGTCATTGCAGCACTCGATTTAGTCAGTCCGTTGAAGATTTTAGGCCGCGGGTTCGCCTATGTCACGGATGATCAGCAACAAATGTTGAAAAAAGTGGCAGATTTTAAGGCCCAACAACCGATTGAATTACACGTTCAAGATGGGTTAGTAACAGCTGAAGTTGTCGCAACCCATAAAGGAGAAGAATAA
- the rpoZ gene encoding DNA-directed RNA polymerase subunit omega, which produces MIVYPSIDKLLENVNSRYSLAVLASKRAHQIEAGDLKMLSEYKSPKTVGMAMEEIAAGNVTIDPDSLMLEKDAEKMDKLSQKDGE; this is translated from the coding sequence ATGATTGTATATCCTTCAATTGATAAGTTACTAGAAAATGTTAACTCACGCTATTCATTAGCCGTTTTAGCAAGCAAGCGAGCACATCAAATCGAAGCTGGCGATTTGAAAATGTTATCAGAATACAAATCACCTAAAACCGTAGGGATGGCAATGGAAGAAATTGCTGCTGGCAATGTAACCATTGATCCTGATTCATTGATGCTTGAAAAAGATGCTGAAAAAATGGATAAGCTTTCTCAAAAAGATGGCGAATAA
- a CDS encoding TlyA family RNA methyltransferase, with translation MKKERVDVLLVQQGLFESREQGKRAIMAGEVYGKNDERIDKPGEKIDAETVLRVKGHKIPYVGRGALKLAKAIDVFDIDLKDKLTLDIGSSTGGFTDVALRNGARRCYALDVGYNQLAWKLREDPRVVVMERVNFRYSQPEDFTDGLPDFAMTDVSFISLHKILVPLKPILKPNCDAVALIKPQFEAGPANVGKNGIVRDPKVHKNVVTDIVNFSLATGYDVLGLDFSPIKGGEGNIEFLIHLRNTEAETGTLAESVNIDAVLERAYAELKRPSGK, from the coding sequence ATGAAAAAAGAACGGGTAGACGTACTATTAGTACAACAAGGTTTATTTGAATCACGGGAACAAGGCAAGCGGGCAATTATGGCTGGTGAAGTTTATGGGAAAAATGATGAACGAATTGACAAGCCCGGCGAAAAAATCGACGCTGAAACCGTATTAAGAGTTAAAGGGCACAAAATCCCATACGTGGGTCGCGGTGCTTTGAAATTGGCGAAGGCCATCGATGTTTTTGATATCGATCTTAAAGATAAATTAACGCTGGATATCGGTTCATCAACAGGTGGGTTCACCGATGTTGCGTTGCGTAATGGCGCACGGCGCTGTTATGCGCTTGATGTGGGTTATAATCAATTGGCCTGGAAGTTGCGTGAAGATCCCCGCGTAGTTGTTATGGAACGGGTTAACTTCCGTTATAGCCAACCAGAGGACTTTACTGATGGATTACCAGACTTTGCAATGACCGATGTTTCCTTTATTTCGTTGCATAAGATTTTGGTACCTTTAAAACCAATTCTCAAACCTAATTGTGATGCGGTGGCTTTAATTAAGCCCCAATTTGAAGCGGGTCCAGCTAATGTAGGTAAAAACGGCATTGTCCGTGATCCTAAGGTTCATAAAAATGTTGTGACAGATATCGTCAACTTTAGTTTAGCAACAGGCTACGATGTTTTAGGCCTTGATTTCTCACCAATTAAAGGTGGCGAAGGGAACATCGAGTTCTTGATCCATCTTAGAAATACAGAAGCCGAGACGGGCACACTTGCTGAAAGTGTGAATATTGATGCGGTTTTAGAACGAGCTTATGCAGAATTAAAACGACCTTCTGGAAAATAA